The following nucleotide sequence is from Ferruginibacter lapsinanis.
GAATATATTGGGAGATACTCTGGATAAAATAGCAAGCGAAAAGGCAGGCATTATCAAAAAAAATATTCCTGTAGTCGTTGGCGAATATTTGCCTGAAACCCAAAATATTTTTATTGATAAAGCCTGCATAGAGCAAGCTCCACTCTTTTTTGCCCAGGAAGAATATAGTATCGGTAATGTACAAAGCTCTTCTAACTCTCTTCAGGTGGAACTGAAAAGTATTGAGAACAAGCAAAAATTATCATTTGATTTAGACCTGAATGGCTTGTATCAAACAAAAAATGTAAGAACAGTTATTTGTGCTATAAAAATTTTACAACAATATGGATTTACAATCAAGGATGATGCTATACGATCTGCTTTATCAAATGTAAAAAAACTAACAGGGCTGCATGGCAGATGGGACGTAATTGAGCAAGAGCCAACAGTGGTATTAGATGTAGCACACAATGAAGATGGTATAAAGCAAGTGCTGATGCAGGTTGAACAATGGACAATCAGCAATGAGCAATCGGCGACAAGCAACGAGCAAAAAATACATTTTGTGATTGGGATGGTAAAAGATAAAGAGGTATCTAAAGTATTGGAATTACTTCCCAAAGAAGCTGTTTACTATTTTACCAATGCCCATATACCAAGAGCCTTGCCTGCAGTTGAACTACAACAAAAAGCAAGTGAATATAATTTATATGGAGAGATTTTTGACGATGTGAATCAGGCCATTATCTCTGCAAAATTAAATGCTTCAAAAAATGACATGATCATTGTATGCGGAAGTGTTTTTTTAGTGGGAGAAGTTACTGTCTAAAGATTTGTGTTCTGTGCATCTAATTTATTAAAAGCATATAACAAACAACTCACATGAAGTGATTGTACAATTTGGTTTCGATTAAGCATTGCTCTCACTTCTTCGAGCGGATACAATATAATTTCAATTTCCTCATTATGATCCAGACTCTGTCCTGCAACTTTCTTACCCCCCTGCGCTAAAAATAATTCTGTATAACTATCCAGTACTCCGGGATTAGCAGCTACCTTTCCTACATATTCAATAGAGGAAAATTCATACCCTGTTTCTTCTAATAACTCTCTCGCTATAGCTTTCTGCGACTCTTCACCGGGATCAATAAACCCTCCGGGAATTTCAAGTATTGTTTCCTGTAACGGATGACGGTATTGTCTTGCCATTACAACATTCCCATCTTCTGTAATCGCCAATGCACAAGCAGAAACAGGCAATTCAACCACATAATATTCCTCCACTATCTTTCCATCCGGCATTTCACATTTATCTACCCTTGCAGTAAAATATTTGTGTTTTGATATGTATTTTGAAGATAATTTTTTCCAGTTCATGGTTTTAGTTCTTAGTTTGCAGTTTTTAGTTACAAAACTACCAGCCATTTCTTTGTCTTAAGCCCGTGATATGTGCAGTATGATGTTTGCTGTGCCAGGCATACATTCCCAATAAATAATACAAGGTCATTTGCTTACCATGTTCGGGATGTACTACAGTTCTATCCCATTCTTCGGGTTTGATATTCTTTAATATTTCTACCCATCTGGCATGCACAGCATGTAAAATGGTCAATGAAATATTGATGGGTAAATTTTGGGTGTCACTCATTGTTGCCCATAGATCCTGCTCATACGGCTTGATCGTAGGATTGTCTTCTGTGAGACCTAATTTAAAGCGGATATAGGCATTCATGTGGCTATCCGCCACATGATGCACCAATTGCTTTACTGTCCAGCCTCCCGGACGATAAGGCGTATCCAATTGTGATTCATCTAAATTTATCACCGCATTTTCAATATGCTGCGGTAAAAATTTAATGTCATTTATCCATTCCCGTAATTGAGTTTCTGAAAATGGTTGTGGTTCATATTTGCCTATAGGAAAGCTTAAATTTTCCATTATTAATTGCTTGCTTTTACTTTAGCCTTTGTTTTTGATTTAACCGGAGGAGCCGCAACTACTTTTTCAACAACTTGTGGCGCCGGTGGAGCTG
It contains:
- a CDS encoding bifunctional folylpolyglutamate synthase/dihydrofolate synthase; this encodes MTYQQTIDYLFAQLPMFSRIGAIAYKADLHNTIALCNEIRNPHTTFKTIHIAGTNGKGSTSHMLAAILQKAGYKTGLYTSPHLKDFRERIKINGQMISEDFVIDFVQRTKKISEDIQPSFFELTVAMAFDYFAHEKVDIAVIETGLGGRLDSTNIITPVLSVITNIGYDHMNILGDTLDKIASEKAGIIKKNIPVVVGEYLPETQNIFIDKACIEQAPLFFAQEEYSIGNVQSSSNSLQVELKSIENKQKLSFDLDLNGLYQTKNVRTVICAIKILQQYGFTIKDDAIRSALSNVKKLTGLHGRWDVIEQEPTVVLDVAHNEDGIKQVLMQVEQWTISNEQSATSNEQKIHFVIGMVKDKEVSKVLELLPKEAVYYFTNAHIPRALPAVELQQKASEYNLYGEIFDDVNQAIISAKLNASKNDMIIVCGSVFLVGEVTV
- a CDS encoding NUDIX hydrolase — encoded protein: MNWKKLSSKYISKHKYFTARVDKCEMPDGKIVEEYYVVELPVSACALAITEDGNVVMARQYRHPLQETILEIPGGFIDPGEESQKAIARELLEETGYEFSSIEYVGKVAANPGVLDSYTELFLAQGGKKVAGQSLDHNEEIEIILYPLEEVRAMLNRNQIVQSLHVSCLLYAFNKLDAQNTNL
- a CDS encoding YfiT family bacillithiol transferase — encoded protein: MENLSFPIGKYEPQPFSETQLREWINDIKFLPQHIENAVINLDESQLDTPYRPGGWTVKQLVHHVADSHMNAYIRFKLGLTEDNPTIKPYEQDLWATMSDTQNLPINISLTILHAVHARWVEILKNIKPEEWDRTVVHPEHGKQMTLYYLLGMYAWHSKHHTAHITGLRQRNGW